Below is a window of Leucobacter sp. Psy1 DNA.
TCGCACCCGAGCACGAGGTCGAGAACGCGAAGGCGGCCGCGAAAGCCGCGGCCAAGGCGAGCGGAGGGAAGAAGGCGAAGCCGGCGAAGAAGAAATCGGCACCGCAGGGCTTCGTCTCCTGGAACGAGGCGACGCTGGAGAAGCTCGTCGGCTCTCAGCCGGAGCCGCTCGTCAGCCGGATGCGCATCACCCACGCCATGGTGCTCGGAGTCATCGGCCGCGGCGAGGAGCACGAGGGCGAGGCGCTCGAGACGATGCGCACCCTCGTGTTCGACAGTCACGAGCCCCGGGCCGCGCAGTTCGCCCACGCGAGACGGGCGCTGGAGATCTTCCGCACCCTGCGGCGCGGCGACATCGTCGAAGTCCACGAGAACGCAGCGGGAGAGCGGCTGCTCAGGCTCACGGTGGACCTCCAGGCGAACTTCGCGCTCAACCAGCCGCTGTCGCCCTTCGCACTCGCGGCGATCGAACTGCTCGACCCTGAGTCGCCCGAGTACGCGCTCGACGTCATCTCGATCATCGAGGCGACGCTCGAGGATCCTCGGCCGATCGTCCGAGCCCAGGAGCACCGTGCACGAGGCGAAGCGATCGGCGCGATGAAGGCGGAAGGGATCGAATACGAGGAGCGCATGGAGCTGCTCGAAGAGATCACGCACCCGCAGCCGCTCCGCGAACTGCTCACAGAGGCCTTCGAGGCGTACACGCAGGAGGTCCCCTGGGCGCGGGACTACGAGTTGCGGCCGAAGTCGGTGGTGCGGGACATGGTCGAGCGCGCATTCGGCTTCCGCGATCTCATCTCGTTCTACCAACTCGGTCGCTCGGAGGGCGGTGTACTCCGTTATCTCAGCGACGCGTTCCGCGCCATCTCGCGCACCGTCCCCGAGCAGGCGAAGACCGACGAACTCGAGGACCTCATCGAGTGGCTCGGCGAAGTGGTGCGGCAGGTCGACTCGAGCCTCCTGGACGAGTGGGAGGCACTGGCCCATCCCGACGAGACGCTCGGCGAGGGCGCTCGCCCCGCGTCCGGAACGGACGCCTCGGCCTCGGCCGTGAGCGGCCCGCCTACCCGCGGACCCCTCAGCCGTCAGCGGGCCTTCCAGGTCATGCTGCGCAACGCGCTGTTCCGCCGAGTGCAGGCCGCCGCGTTCGAGCGCTACGCCGAGCTCGCGGAACTCGACGGACCGCACGGGTTCGGCGAGCAGCGATGGCGCGACGCCCTCGACGGGTACTTCATGGAGCACGACGAAATTCGTGTCGACGGTGACGCCCGTGCCGCCGCACTGCTCGACCTCGACCGCTCAGACGCCGGGTCGTGGCGATTCAGGCAGGTCCTCCTCGACCCGGACGAGGATCGGGACTGGGGGATCGAGGGGCGCGTCGATGTGGTCGCGTCAGATGAGGCGGGGGAGCCCGTCGTCACCGTCGAACGCGTCGGGCCGTTCGTCGGCTGACCTGCTCGCCCTAAGACAGCAGACCGAGATCGCGTGCAGCGGCGACGGCGGCGGTGCGTGAGGTCACGTCGAGCTTCGTGAACACGTGCACGAGGTGCGACTTTACCGTTGCGTCGCTGATGTGCAGTTTCCGGGCGATGCCGACGTTCGGTTCACCAGCGGCGACGAGCCGCAGCACCTCGAGTTCTCGGGCGCTCAGCGCGGGCTGCGGACGCCGCATGCGCGCGAGCAGTCTTCCGGCGATGACGGGGGCGAGTGCCGTCTCGCCCGCGGCTGCGGCCCGGATCGCGGCGATCAGTTCCTCCGGAGGGGTGTCTTTCAACAGGTACCCGCTCGCCCCTGCCTCGACCGCGCCGAGGATGTCGCCGTCGGTGTCGTAGTTCGTGAGGACGAGGACCGCGGGTGGGGCGGGCAGGGCACGGATCGCACGCGTCGCCTCGACGCCGGTGCCGATCTCGTCGCCGGGATTCGCGCCCTCAGTCTGCACGGCTGACCCTGATCCGCCACCGAACCGCAGGTCCATGAGCACGATGTCGGGGGTGAGCTCGCGCGCGAGACGCACCGCTGCAGCTGCGGTATCGGCGGCACCCGCGACCTCGAAGTCGGGGGTGGCGGCGAGCATCGCGCGGAGCCCGGCACGGACGACGGGATGATCATCGGCGAGCAGGATGCGGATCATGCGGTGCTCTCTGCGCTCTCGGTACTCGAGTTCGCCGGCGGCGCTGGGTCGAGCGGCAGCCTGGCGGTGACACGGGTGCCGGCGTCGGGCCGGGAGGTGACATCGATATGGCCATCGAACTGGGCGACGCGCTCGCGCATCGCTTGGAGGCCGAACGAATCGTTCGTCTGGGAGTCGGCAACGGCGGTGCCGACGTCGAACCCGCGGCCGTCGTCCTGCACCGTGAGGGTCACCGACTGCGCCGAGGTGGCGAGGTCCACCGTGATCCTGGTTGCGTCGGCGTGGCGGACCGCGTTCGAGATCGCCCCCTGCGCGATCCGGAGGAGCGC
It encodes the following:
- a CDS encoding RNA helicase — its product is MSLGSILDRTIAGPEAVAGAVVEPDETFTVFEQWVRDDRGLALYPAQEEALLGLALGSNVILATPTGTGKSLVALGAHFIALVEGRRTVYTAPIKALVSEKFFDLVEVFGAERVGMVTGDTSINPDAPILCCTAEILANLALRDGDADNPEAHGITQVVMDEFHFYAEPDRGWAWQVPLLLMPRAQFLLMSATLGDVTELGADLTRRTGRDTTLVTGVERPVPLTFGYAVATAHETVEGLLADGKSPVYIVHFNQSHAVEQAQALSSIKLVDRAGRDRIAEAIGDFKFSTGFGATLSRLVRSGIGVHHAGMLPRYRRLVEQLAQQGLLRVICGTDTLGVGINVPIRTVLITALTKFDGEKMRRLSAREFHQIAGRAGRAGYDTEGDVLALAPEHEVENAKAAAKAAAKASGGKKAKPAKKKSAPQGFVSWNEATLEKLVGSQPEPLVSRMRITHAMVLGVIGRGEEHEGEALETMRTLVFDSHEPRAAQFAHARRALEIFRTLRRGDIVEVHENAAGERLLRLTVDLQANFALNQPLSPFALAAIELLDPESPEYALDVISIIEATLEDPRPIVRAQEHRARGEAIGAMKAEGIEYEERMELLEEITHPQPLRELLTEAFEAYTQEVPWARDYELRPKSVVRDMVERAFGFRDLISFYQLGRSEGGVLRYLSDAFRAISRTVPEQAKTDELEDLIEWLGEVVRQVDSSLLDEWEALAHPDETLGEGARPASGTDASASAVSGPPTRGPLSRQRAFQVMLRNALFRRVQAAAFERYAELAELDGPHGFGEQRWRDALDGYFMEHDEIRVDGDARAAALLDLDRSDAGSWRFRQVLLDPDEDRDWGIEGRVDVVASDEAGEPVVTVERVGPFVG
- a CDS encoding response regulator transcription factor, with the translated sequence MIRILLADDHPVVRAGLRAMLAATPDFEVAGAADTAAAAVRLARELTPDIVLMDLRFGGGSGSAVQTEGANPGDEIGTGVEATRAIRALPAPPAVLVLTNYDTDGDILGAVEAGASGYLLKDTPPEELIAAIRAAAAGETALAPVIAGRLLARMRRPQPALSARELEVLRLVAAGEPNVGIARKLHISDATVKSHLVHVFTKLDVTSRTAAVAAARDLGLLS